In one Mycobacteroides chelonae genomic region, the following are encoded:
- a CDS encoding sensor histidine kinase, which produces MSQLLELLPRPLDPLRSFKFKTAVLVGVALLIATCLLWITAEWKLRYALTLALFVSFGVTWFLAHGMTSPLRDMTAAARSMAQGDYSRRIRSTSRDEVGQLATAFNHMAAELQSAEKYRRELVGNVSHELRTPITALQAVLENIVDGVAEPDPATLKTALAQTERLGRLVDDLLDLSKLENGSVPVQREPFAVREFVDGAVAEAKTTGRQVRYHVTVEPFDLQAVADTARLHQVVANLLDNASRHSPPGGQVSVFARTENDALLLEVADTGPGIAPHERSRVFERFTHGGSRDGGTGLGLAIAQWAVDLHGGRIEIVDAPGCRVRVTLPQFESEEGNS; this is translated from the coding sequence ATGAGCCAACTGCTGGAACTGCTGCCGCGACCGCTGGATCCGTTGCGCTCCTTCAAGTTCAAGACGGCGGTGCTGGTGGGGGTGGCGCTGCTGATCGCCACCTGCCTGCTGTGGATCACCGCCGAATGGAAGCTGCGGTACGCGCTCACGCTGGCGTTGTTTGTGTCCTTCGGGGTGACGTGGTTTCTGGCGCACGGTATGACCTCGCCGCTGCGCGATATGACGGCGGCGGCGCGTTCGATGGCGCAGGGCGACTACTCGCGCCGGATTCGTTCGACCTCGCGTGATGAAGTGGGCCAGCTGGCAACGGCTTTCAATCACATGGCCGCCGAGCTGCAGTCCGCCGAGAAGTACCGGCGCGAGTTGGTGGGCAATGTCTCGCACGAGCTGCGCACACCGATCACGGCGCTGCAGGCGGTGTTGGAGAACATTGTCGACGGGGTGGCCGAGCCGGACCCGGCGACACTGAAAACCGCACTGGCGCAGACCGAACGGCTGGGCCGGCTCGTGGACGACCTACTTGACCTGTCCAAACTCGAGAACGGTTCGGTTCCGGTGCAACGCGAACCGTTTGCGGTGCGCGAGTTCGTCGACGGGGCGGTGGCCGAGGCCAAGACCACCGGGCGTCAGGTGCGCTATCACGTGACGGTCGAGCCGTTCGATCTGCAAGCGGTCGCCGATACCGCGCGGCTGCACCAGGTGGTGGCCAATCTGCTGGATAACGCCTCGCGGCACAGCCCGCCCGGGGGACAGGTGTCGGTGTTCGCACGCACCGAGAACGACGCGCTGCTGCTGGAGGTCGCCGACACCGGGCCCGGCATCGCGCCGCACGAAAGATCACGAGTGTTTGAACGATTCACCCACGGGGGATCGCGCGACGGTGGCACCGGTTTGGGGCTGGCCATCGCGCAATGGGCCGTCGATCTGCATGGCGGCCGCATCGAAATCGTGGACGCGCCCGGTTGTCGGGTGCGGGTCACCTTGCCGCAGTTTGAATCCGAGGAGGGGAATTCATGA
- a CDS encoding RsiV family protein, which produces MPYLSIRSVSVSVLATAAAIFGFSGVAGAAPHDYCADLKGNNTGTTCEIRLSDPGYSVDITIPLNYPEQKPIAEYVAKTRDAFLNTAKSNTARSTPYQLSIKPTAYTSAIPPRGTQTVVFKVYQNTGSAQTTFKAYNWDQSYRKPILYTVAQDDKESAPLWRVDDPLKTVAPIVQAQLQQQLAPPPVATPTPTTTSGQPTTTTSTTTTTPPPPPPPLPFSPASLYNASNYQNFAVLNDGVMFFFDQGAILPDSYGALQVLVPRSAIDPMIA; this is translated from the coding sequence GTGCCCTACTTATCCATACGCTCGGTAAGCGTGTCCGTACTGGCCACGGCTGCCGCCATCTTCGGTTTTTCTGGCGTAGCGGGGGCAGCGCCACACGACTACTGCGCCGACCTCAAGGGCAATAACACCGGCACCACGTGTGAGATCCGCCTCTCGGACCCCGGGTACAGCGTCGACATCACCATTCCGCTGAACTACCCGGAACAAAAGCCGATCGCCGAGTATGTCGCCAAGACGCGCGACGCGTTCCTCAACACGGCCAAGTCCAATACCGCGCGCAGCACGCCGTACCAGTTGAGCATCAAGCCAACGGCATACACCTCGGCGATTCCGCCGCGTGGCACGCAGACCGTAGTGTTCAAGGTGTACCAAAACACCGGCAGCGCGCAGACCACGTTCAAGGCATACAACTGGGATCAGAGCTATCGCAAGCCGATCCTGTACACGGTCGCGCAGGACGACAAAGAAAGCGCGCCACTGTGGCGGGTGGATGATCCGCTGAAGACCGTCGCGCCGATTGTCCAGGCTCAACTGCAGCAGCAGCTGGCACCGCCGCCGGTGGCGACTCCCACGCCGACGACAACCTCGGGACAGCCGACTACCACCACGTCGACGACTACTACGACGCCACCGCCTCCCCCGCCGCCGCTGCCGTTCTCACCCGCGTCGCTGTACAACGCGTCGAACTACCAGAATTTCGCGGTGCTCAACGACGGAGTGATGTTCTTCTTCGACCAGGGCGCGATATTGCCCGACTCATACGGGGCATTGCAGGTGCTGGTGCCGCGGTCGGCTATCGATCCGATGATTGCGTAG
- a CDS encoding arylsulfatase: MTGSPEAGFNGKIALDIRDSEPDWTPYAAPTAPEGAPNVLYLVWDDTGIATWDCFGGLVQMPAMSRIAERGVRLSQFHTTALCSPTRASLLTGRNATTVGMATIEEFTDGFPNCSGRIPFDTALLSEVLAEKGWNTYCVGKWHLTPLEESNLAATKRHWPLSRGFERFYGFMGGETDQWYPDLVYDNHPVEPPATPEDSYHLSKDIADKTIEFIRDAKVIAPDKPWFSYVCPGAGHAPHHVFKEWADKYAGKFDMGYELYREIVLENQKKLGIVPSDTELSPVNPYLDVKGPNGEPWPLQDTVRPWDSLNDEEKRLFSRMAEVFAGFLSYTDDQIGRVLDYLEESGQLDNTIIVVISDNGASGEGGPNGSVNEVKFFNGYIDTVEESLRFYENLGGTDTYNHYPIGWAMAFNTPYKLYKRYASHEGGIADTAIISWPKGITAHGEVRDTYVNVSDITPTIYDLLGITPPETVKGIAQKPLDGISFTAALKDPTADTGKDTQFYTMLGTRGVWHKGWYANTVHAATPSGWSHFDKDRWELFHIESDRSQCHDLADAHPEKLEELKQLWFDEAAKYNGLPLADLNILETLTRWRPYLVGERKSFTYYPNTAELGIGAAVDIRGQSFSILAEVTTDSGAEGVIFKQGGAHGGHVLFIQDGKLHYIYNFMGEKEQKVSSADAVPLGAHVLGARFAKTGTVAGSHTPLGDVTLFIDEQAVGSLSAVEIHPGTFGLAGASLSIGRNSGSAVSSEYKAPYAFTGGTIAQVVVDISGEPYENLEKKLAIAFAKD; encoded by the coding sequence ATGACGGGATCGCCAGAGGCTGGTTTCAACGGGAAAATCGCCTTGGATATAAGGGATTCCGAGCCCGACTGGACTCCCTACGCCGCACCCACCGCGCCCGAGGGCGCACCCAACGTCCTGTACCTCGTCTGGGATGACACCGGCATCGCGACCTGGGACTGCTTCGGCGGCCTGGTGCAGATGCCCGCCATGAGCCGCATCGCCGAGCGCGGCGTGCGCCTCTCGCAGTTCCACACCACCGCGTTGTGCTCACCGACCCGTGCCTCGCTGCTGACCGGCCGTAACGCCACCACCGTCGGCATGGCCACCATCGAGGAGTTCACCGACGGCTTCCCGAACTGCAGCGGCCGCATACCCTTCGACACCGCACTGCTCTCCGAAGTACTCGCCGAAAAGGGCTGGAACACCTACTGCGTCGGCAAGTGGCACCTGACGCCGCTCGAAGAGTCGAATCTCGCCGCCACCAAACGGCATTGGCCACTCTCACGAGGCTTCGAGCGCTTCTATGGCTTTATGGGTGGTGAGACCGACCAGTGGTACCCGGACCTGGTCTACGACAACCACCCCGTCGAGCCGCCCGCCACCCCGGAGGACAGTTACCACCTGTCCAAGGACATCGCCGACAAGACCATCGAATTCATCCGAGACGCCAAGGTGATCGCCCCCGACAAGCCCTGGTTCTCCTACGTGTGCCCCGGCGCCGGCCACGCCCCGCATCACGTCTTCAAGGAATGGGCCGACAAGTACGCCGGTAAATTCGACATGGGCTACGAGTTGTATCGCGAGATCGTGTTGGAGAACCAGAAGAAACTCGGCATCGTCCCGTCGGACACCGAATTATCGCCCGTCAACCCGTATCTGGACGTGAAGGGACCCAACGGCGAACCCTGGCCGTTGCAAGACACCGTGCGCCCCTGGGACTCGCTCAACGATGAGGAGAAGCGCCTCTTCTCGCGCATGGCCGAGGTGTTCGCCGGGTTCCTCAGCTACACCGATGATCAGATCGGCCGTGTCCTGGACTATCTGGAGGAATCGGGCCAGCTGGACAACACCATCATCGTGGTGATCTCCGATAATGGCGCCAGCGGTGAGGGCGGCCCCAACGGATCGGTCAACGAGGTCAAGTTCTTCAACGGCTACATCGACACCGTCGAGGAGAGCCTGCGCTTCTACGAGAACCTGGGCGGCACCGACACCTACAACCACTACCCAATCGGGTGGGCGATGGCGTTCAACACCCCCTACAAGCTGTACAAGCGCTACGCCTCCCACGAGGGCGGTATCGCCGACACCGCAATCATCAGCTGGCCCAAGGGAATCACCGCGCACGGTGAAGTGCGCGACACCTACGTGAACGTCAGCGATATCACCCCGACCATCTACGACCTGCTGGGCATCACCCCGCCCGAGACCGTGAAGGGCATCGCCCAAAAACCGCTCGACGGCATCAGTTTCACCGCGGCGCTGAAAGATCCGACCGCCGACACCGGCAAGGACACGCAGTTCTACACGATGCTCGGCACCCGGGGCGTCTGGCACAAGGGCTGGTACGCCAACACCGTGCACGCCGCCACACCCTCGGGCTGGTCGCACTTCGACAAGGACCGCTGGGAGCTGTTCCACATCGAATCCGACCGCAGCCAATGCCACGACCTCGCCGACGCGCACCCGGAGAAACTCGAAGAGCTCAAACAACTCTGGTTCGACGAGGCCGCCAAGTACAACGGCCTGCCGCTGGCCGACCTGAACATCCTGGAAACCCTCACTCGGTGGCGGCCCTACCTGGTGGGGGAGCGCAAGTCCTTCACCTACTACCCGAACACGGCCGAACTGGGTATCGGTGCCGCCGTCGACATTCGCGGCCAGTCCTTCTCAATTCTCGCCGAAGTCACCACCGACTCAGGCGCCGAGGGCGTCATCTTCAAACAGGGCGGCGCCCACGGCGGACATGTGCTCTTCATTCAGGACGGGAAGCTGCACTACATCTACAACTTCATGGGGGAGAAGGAGCAGAAGGTCTCCTCCGCCGATGCCGTACCGCTGGGTGCGCACGTGCTCGGGGCGCGCTTCGCCAAAACCGGCACCGTCGCGGGCAGCCACACTCCGCTCGGCGACGTGACCCTGTTTATCGACGAACAAGCCGTCGGATCGCTCAGTGCCGTCGAAATCCACCCCGGCACATTCGGTCTGGCCGGGGCGAGCCTGTCCATCGGACGCAACAGCGGGTCGGCGGTGTCCTCGGAGTACAAGGCGCCCTATGCCTTCACTGGCGGCACCATCGCGCAAGTGGTCGTCGACATCTCGGGTGAGCCGTACGAAAACCTGGAGAAGAAACTCGCGATCGCCTTCGCCAAGGACTAG
- a CDS encoding glycoside hydrolase family 16 protein: MDRRKLILTMGFGIAAAALPLPTAQADPGRSPAAPPDAQSSGFVFRDEFDGPAGSAPDGSKWVAAKFREKIKNPVFWDRPENMGEYRDSRTNIFLDGKSNLVIRATKEGNKYFSGKLHGTFRGNVGHTFEARIKFNCLTDGAWPAWWLLNDNPERGGEIDLVEWYGNRDWPSGTTIHARLDGTSFETLPMPVDNNWHTWRCTWTDAGLYFWMDYHDGMEPYLTVDANSLDDWPFNDPGYTLQPMLNLAVSGSGGGDPSGGSYPAEMLVDYVRVW, encoded by the coding sequence ATGGATCGCCGTAAGTTGATACTGACCATGGGCTTCGGCATCGCCGCAGCCGCCCTGCCCCTCCCGACGGCTCAGGCCGACCCGGGACGTAGCCCGGCGGCACCGCCCGATGCCCAGTCCAGTGGCTTTGTCTTCCGCGACGAATTCGACGGTCCTGCCGGTTCGGCCCCCGATGGTTCCAAGTGGGTGGCCGCGAAGTTCCGCGAGAAGATCAAGAACCCGGTGTTCTGGGACCGCCCCGAAAACATGGGCGAGTATCGCGACAGCCGCACCAACATCTTCCTCGACGGAAAATCCAACCTGGTGATCCGCGCGACCAAGGAAGGCAACAAGTACTTCAGCGGCAAGCTGCACGGCACCTTCCGCGGCAACGTCGGTCACACCTTCGAGGCGCGCATCAAGTTCAACTGCCTGACCGACGGCGCGTGGCCGGCATGGTGGCTGCTCAATGACAACCCCGAGCGGGGCGGCGAGATCGACCTTGTGGAGTGGTACGGCAACCGTGACTGGCCCTCGGGCACCACAATCCACGCGCGCCTGGACGGCACCTCGTTCGAGACGCTGCCGATGCCGGTGGACAACAACTGGCACACCTGGCGCTGCACCTGGACCGATGCCGGGCTGTACTTCTGGATGGACTACCACGACGGCATGGAGCCGTACCTGACGGTCGACGCCAATTCCCTTGATGATTGGCCGTTTAACGACCCGGGCTACACGCTGCAGCCGATGCTGAACCTGGCGGTGTCCGGTTCCGGTGGCGGCGATCCGTCGGGTGGTTCCTACCCGGCAGAGATGCTCGTCGACTACGTGCGGGTCTGGTAG
- a CDS encoding catalase family peroxidase, with protein sequence MVAPKLDRRMFLGLVAAGAVTVTGLGGFLALEGRGGLRLTGRSFIDLFESTGGTFVGYRRNHAKALAVSGRFESNGAGAEVSSASVFVKGVHPVVGRFSVGGQNPHQPDTGSGQALALEFSLPGGEQWRTAMAAAPVFMAPTPEMFYGLLAARTSGDKEKVAAFMRDNPPAAAAQKLIEAAPKASSFAQASYSSLNTFIFVTKDGARTPVRWRVIPDGDESGAPVKNGPNWMFEALANRVRRGELRYRLVLQVGMPGVDPTHDPTLPWPPDREQIHVGTLVLGHAILQEQELIRDTNFDPTVLPNGIEISDDPILTARAAVYAESFRRRARETPAPVEQFGQDM encoded by the coding sequence GTGGTCGCACCCAAGCTGGACCGGCGCATGTTCTTAGGTCTGGTTGCCGCCGGCGCCGTCACCGTGACGGGACTGGGTGGCTTCCTGGCTCTGGAGGGTCGCGGCGGGCTGCGACTGACCGGGCGCTCCTTTATCGACCTGTTCGAGTCGACCGGCGGCACATTCGTCGGGTACCGGCGCAATCACGCCAAAGCTCTTGCGGTGTCGGGCCGTTTCGAAAGCAACGGCGCGGGCGCCGAGGTCTCGTCGGCGTCGGTGTTCGTCAAGGGTGTGCATCCCGTCGTCGGGCGGTTCTCGGTGGGCGGGCAGAACCCGCACCAGCCGGACACCGGGTCTGGACAGGCGCTGGCCCTGGAGTTTTCGCTTCCCGGCGGTGAGCAGTGGCGCACCGCGATGGCGGCCGCACCGGTATTCATGGCGCCGACCCCCGAGATGTTCTACGGGCTGCTGGCGGCGCGAACCTCGGGCGACAAGGAGAAGGTGGCGGCCTTCATGCGGGACAACCCGCCCGCGGCGGCCGCGCAGAAGCTGATCGAGGCGGCGCCCAAGGCGTCCTCGTTCGCGCAAGCCAGCTATTCCAGCCTCAACACCTTCATCTTCGTCACCAAGGACGGTGCCCGGACTCCGGTGCGGTGGCGGGTGATTCCCGACGGAGACGAGTCCGGCGCCCCGGTGAAGAACGGGCCCAATTGGATGTTCGAGGCGCTGGCCAACCGGGTACGTCGCGGTGAGCTGCGGTACCGGTTGGTGCTGCAGGTCGGTATGCCCGGTGTGGATCCGACGCACGATCCGACGTTGCCGTGGCCACCTGATCGTGAGCAGATCCACGTCGGAACCCTGGTGTTGGGGCACGCAATCCTCCAAGAGCAGGAACTCATTCGGGATACCAACTTCGATCCGACGGTGTTGCCCAACGGAATTGAGATATCCGATGATCCGATCCTTACCGCGCGTGCCGCCGTCTATGCGGAGTCGTTCCGGCGCCGCGCGCGGGAGACGCCCGCGCCGGTGGAGCAGTTCGGGCAGGACATGTGA
- a CDS encoding DUF4153 domain-containing protein: protein MTTGSMVPPPYPYPIPGAPAGPPVPRPPVPIFGPPTKFLTAWPRDIRSKMTQGALLSGIGAGLVAALCWRSSLPGLGWTLTAFAVALAAFATQKVQWTPTRIGALVLALCLAVVPTVRDAGWLVALCVLTSGALFVYALAPARTWTGLVYGQFVMLRAPFRVAGWMRRGTRTMSRGRKVNPDRAAIVVLITLGLVAAFGALLADADARFKALISGVLPFVSFGDVVGRVVVGVLVGGFALGAIYVLSKPPSFDRLAPTEPKKLPRWEWSLPLAALNLLFIAFVGVQISVLFGGDEHVQVTEGLTYAEYARQGFWQLLFVTILVLGVIAVAIRVAGRDDARDRLFLRVLIGGLCVTTLVIVVSAIHRMSLYEKAYGFSVERLLVRWIELGMAIVLVLILVAGIRMSARWLPTAVVAVGSFGMLGLAIFNPESYVAQRNVEFFEQTGKIDQWYMGSLSSDAFAATKSLPEDVRDCVQGKIAYHLRETAPWYEYNVSRAKVRSAEVKAASCNVDQNMPGR, encoded by the coding sequence ATGACCACTGGTTCGATGGTGCCGCCGCCATACCCATATCCGATTCCGGGTGCGCCCGCGGGGCCGCCCGTGCCGCGCCCGCCGGTGCCGATCTTCGGGCCGCCGACGAAGTTCCTGACGGCCTGGCCCCGGGACATCCGCTCGAAGATGACGCAGGGCGCGCTGCTCAGCGGTATCGGGGCGGGTCTAGTTGCGGCGCTGTGCTGGCGGTCCTCGCTCCCGGGCCTGGGCTGGACGCTGACAGCGTTCGCGGTGGCCCTTGCCGCCTTCGCAACGCAGAAGGTGCAGTGGACGCCCACGCGCATCGGCGCGCTGGTGCTCGCGCTGTGCCTGGCGGTGGTGCCGACCGTGCGGGATGCGGGATGGCTTGTGGCGCTGTGTGTCCTGACATCGGGGGCGTTATTCGTCTATGCGTTGGCTCCGGCACGGACGTGGACAGGGTTGGTGTACGGGCAGTTCGTGATGCTGAGGGCGCCCTTCCGGGTGGCGGGCTGGATGCGCCGGGGGACTCGCACCATGTCGCGTGGCCGCAAGGTCAACCCGGACCGGGCGGCCATCGTCGTGCTGATCACGCTCGGCCTGGTGGCAGCCTTCGGGGCGCTGCTGGCCGACGCCGACGCGCGGTTCAAGGCGCTGATCAGCGGCGTGTTGCCGTTCGTGTCCTTCGGGGATGTGGTCGGGCGGGTTGTCGTCGGCGTGCTGGTCGGCGGGTTCGCCTTGGGTGCCATCTACGTGCTGTCCAAGCCGCCGAGCTTTGACCGGTTGGCGCCGACGGAGCCCAAGAAGCTGCCGCGCTGGGAGTGGAGCTTGCCGCTGGCCGCGCTGAATCTGCTGTTCATCGCGTTTGTGGGCGTGCAGATTTCGGTGTTGTTCGGGGGAGATGAGCATGTGCAGGTCACTGAGGGGTTGACCTACGCAGAGTATGCGCGGCAGGGCTTTTGGCAGCTGCTGTTCGTCACCATCCTGGTGCTGGGCGTGATCGCGGTCGCGATCAGAGTGGCGGGGCGTGATGATGCCCGCGACCGGCTGTTCCTGCGAGTGCTGATCGGTGGGCTGTGCGTGACCACGCTGGTGATCGTGGTTTCGGCCATTCACCGGATGTCGTTGTACGAGAAGGCGTACGGGTTCAGCGTGGAGCGGCTGCTGGTGCGCTGGATTGAGCTGGGCATGGCCATCGTGTTGGTGCTGATTCTGGTGGCGGGGATTCGGATGAGTGCCCGGTGGTTGCCCACCGCGGTGGTGGCGGTCGGTTCGTTCGGCATGCTGGGGCTGGCGATCTTCAACCCGGAAAGCTACGTGGCGCAGCGCAACGTCGAGTTCTTTGAGCAGACCGGCAAGATCGATCAGTGGTACATGGGGAGCTTGTCGTCGGATGCATTCGCGGCGACGAAGTCGCTACCCGAGGATGTGCGGGACTGCGTGCAGGGCAAGATTGCGTATCACTTGCGGGAGACGGCGCCCTGGTACGAGTACAACGTGAGCCGCGCAAAGGTGCGATCTGCCGAGGTTAAGGCGGCGTCGTGCAACGTGGATCAGAACATGCCGGGACGGTAG
- a CDS encoding S1/P1 nuclease — protein MKKFGALVVAAALMLVTAPLASAWGPQGHSIVGAVADAQLTPAARAEVSRLLAGQATPTLAGVANWADQVRPSRPNTAPWHYADIAENNCQYVPAINGDNGNNVIEAIRNQTAILGDASKTDTERQEALKFVVHFVGDIHQPMHDAYARDRGGNDIPLTYNGRSTNLHSVWDSGLLNTRSLNDAQYTQVIQALPAPDLGSTDPVDWAQDTCHIAVGVYPNTSTIGTDYTNQYRPIAEAQLRLAGDRLARLINATLS, from the coding sequence ATGAAAAAGTTTGGCGCGTTGGTGGTTGCCGCCGCGCTGATGCTCGTGACCGCACCGCTGGCTTCCGCGTGGGGCCCGCAGGGGCACAGCATCGTGGGCGCGGTCGCCGATGCGCAGCTCACGCCCGCCGCCCGCGCCGAGGTTTCTCGCCTGCTGGCCGGACAAGCCACCCCGACGCTCGCGGGCGTGGCCAACTGGGCCGACCAGGTACGCCCCAGCCGACCGAACACCGCACCCTGGCACTACGCCGATATCGCCGAGAACAACTGCCAATACGTGCCCGCGATCAATGGCGACAACGGCAACAACGTCATCGAGGCCATTCGTAACCAGACCGCGATCCTGGGCGATGCATCCAAAACGGATACCGAACGCCAGGAGGCGCTGAAGTTCGTCGTGCATTTCGTCGGCGACATCCACCAGCCGATGCACGACGCCTACGCCCGCGACCGCGGCGGCAACGACATCCCGCTGACCTACAACGGCCGCTCCACCAACCTGCATTCGGTGTGGGACAGCGGATTACTGAACACCCGCAGCCTCAACGACGCTCAATACACCCAGGTGATCCAGGCGCTGCCCGCCCCCGATCTCGGCAGCACCGATCCCGTCGACTGGGCGCAGGACACCTGCCACATCGCGGTGGGCGTCTACCCGAACACCTCGACCATCGGCACCGACTACACCAACCAATACCGGCCGATCGCCGAGGCGCAGCTGCGCCTGGCCGGTGATCGCCTGGCGCGCTTGATCAATGCGACGCTGAGCTAG
- a CDS encoding cytochrome b, with product MTESTGAERFGLAAQLLHWLMAVSIITMLVLGALLVGSLGDYPMVLAWHKAVGVVVLVLAVLRVGNRIWHKPPPMSLAQPERFIAAGSELAMYTLFLAQPVIGWALVSASGVPVTIAGLHFPSIVPTSIGWYGVLREAHAWVAYALLACIVAHVSAVLFHTIGLRDGLLSRMLPRH from the coding sequence ATGACTGAATCCACGGGTGCCGAGCGTTTCGGATTGGCCGCGCAGCTTCTGCATTGGCTGATGGCGGTTTCGATCATCACGATGTTGGTGCTGGGCGCGCTGCTCGTCGGGTCGCTGGGCGACTATCCGATGGTGCTGGCCTGGCATAAGGCCGTGGGTGTGGTGGTGTTGGTGCTCGCGGTGCTGCGCGTCGGGAACCGGATCTGGCACAAGCCGCCGCCGATGTCCCTGGCACAGCCGGAACGGTTCATCGCGGCGGGTTCCGAGCTCGCGATGTACACGCTGTTCCTGGCGCAACCGGTGATCGGATGGGCGCTGGTATCGGCGTCTGGGGTTCCGGTGACGATCGCTGGATTGCATTTTCCGTCGATCGTGCCGACCAGCATCGGGTGGTACGGCGTGCTGCGCGAAGCACACGCATGGGTGGCGTACGCGTTGCTCGCCTGCATAGTTGCCCACGTCAGCGCGGTGCTGTTTCACACGATCGGGTTGCGGGACGGGTTACTCTCCAGAATGCTTCCGCGCCACTAG
- a CDS encoding DUF4041 domain-containing protein, with amino-acid sequence MNTPAGWYPDAFAPGFLRYWDGTQWTSHTAPYAQPQAVPANQAPSQPPDANTHESNVATKVSFFGAKKRAEDLQREVDQLRSQIVRLGALEAVELEQETKRLVAEVDKLRDVREGLEEEIQCAREQLVETQGLVEFQDVGLYQYRHPAESSVALRNELDKTRAQIKDTVRTKTAILASTSFTFNNSAAQGRKFVSEMSRIMLRAYNAEAENCVKTVKAGNLPAAQARLRKAMDQIAQQGRMIDLRVAEQYHWLRLRELELAADFHMRVQAEKEAERERRAELAEQRKAEQELRRERERLEKELAHYSNAIAMLEKNDDYDGVARLRVKLADVVRAIENVDYRQANIRAGFVYVISNIGAFGANMIKIGMTRRLEPMDRVRELGDASVPFRFDVHALFFADDAVLVESQLHQAFADKRVNRVNLRREFFYATPGEVLDVLKDTVGEVVEYNPSPEAEEYRISQGAPDTSL; translated from the coding sequence GTGAACACACCGGCTGGTTGGTATCCCGATGCTTTTGCGCCAGGATTTCTCCGCTACTGGGACGGCACGCAGTGGACCAGTCATACCGCGCCGTACGCACAACCTCAAGCAGTCCCCGCAAACCAGGCACCATCTCAGCCTCCGGATGCAAACACACACGAATCGAATGTTGCGACGAAGGTGTCGTTCTTCGGCGCGAAGAAGCGGGCCGAGGATCTGCAGCGAGAGGTGGACCAGCTTCGGAGCCAGATTGTGCGGCTGGGGGCGCTGGAAGCGGTAGAACTCGAACAGGAAACGAAGCGTCTTGTTGCCGAGGTCGACAAACTTCGAGACGTTAGAGAAGGTCTGGAGGAGGAAATCCAATGTGCACGTGAACAACTCGTCGAAACGCAAGGTTTGGTGGAGTTTCAAGACGTGGGTCTTTACCAATACCGTCATCCTGCGGAGTCTTCCGTTGCTTTACGGAATGAACTCGATAAGACGCGTGCACAGATCAAGGACACTGTACGAACCAAGACTGCGATCTTGGCGAGTACGAGCTTCACATTCAACAACTCTGCCGCACAGGGTAGGAAGTTTGTGAGCGAAATGTCCCGCATCATGCTGCGTGCTTACAACGCAGAGGCTGAGAATTGTGTCAAGACAGTGAAGGCTGGCAACCTGCCCGCAGCGCAGGCTCGCCTTCGGAAGGCCATGGACCAGATTGCACAGCAGGGCCGGATGATCGATCTCCGGGTTGCGGAACAGTATCACTGGCTGCGTCTGCGGGAATTGGAGCTCGCTGCTGATTTCCACATGCGTGTCCAGGCGGAGAAGGAGGCTGAGAGGGAACGGCGTGCCGAGCTTGCCGAGCAACGGAAGGCTGAGCAAGAGCTGAGGCGAGAACGTGAGCGGCTAGAGAAGGAACTGGCGCACTATTCGAATGCTATTGCAATGCTTGAAAAAAACGATGACTACGACGGTGTAGCGAGACTTCGGGTCAAGCTCGCAGACGTCGTACGGGCGATTGAGAACGTAGATTACCGACAGGCGAATATTCGGGCGGGATTCGTTTATGTCATATCCAACATTGGTGCGTTTGGCGCCAACATGATCAAGATCGGGATGACTCGGCGCCTTGAGCCGATGGACCGCGTGCGCGAACTTGGCGACGCTTCTGTGCCGTTCCGGTTTGATGTCCATGCGTTGTTCTTCGCCGATGACGCTGTGTTAGTGGAATCGCAGCTCCATCAGGCGTTCGCGGACAAGCGGGTCAATCGGGTGAACCTGCGCAGGGAGTTTTTCTACGCGACGCCCGGTGAGGTTCTTGACGTGCTGAAAGACACAGTGGGCGAGGTGGTCGAATACAACCCTTCGCCTGAAGCGGAGGAGTACAGGATCAGTCAAGGAGCGCCAGACACGAGTCTCTAG